The Rhopalosiphum maidis isolate BTI-1 chromosome 1, ASM367621v3, whole genome shotgun sequence genome has a segment encoding these proteins:
- the LOC113547850 gene encoding probable ATP-dependent RNA helicase DDX28, with protein sequence MAFHARAVRFSLQRICLAPVSFRLNTHATCRLDLKYGLLESNDVSKCISNIRCFSSKNEKVIDLSYTDIDPVYIPVKKEIVDEQDLYEEDQHSINSEIVIKCKRKNLNHERNQKYDKFKEIPLASKGWRNKKAKDDYFTIHIYNDDYLPQSRKNLYEFNNTGLSQSILRVLKQHGITIPSQIQALGIPSILKGKNTLLAAETGCGKTLAYLTPIIQQILAYKEKVKFNNQFNSPLALVIVPGRELADQIGEIANWFTEDLPLNVKVITGGHTKRLIVNPVFEENDIVIATLGALSKLTNTGIYSMRYVRHVVLDEADTLMDDSFNELMTRFLSRFQFKGHNENSNLTQLLLVSATMPTSLSDILGDIIDMDCLNKIKTDKLHAILPHVQQKFIKINLGEKPSNLLLHAKKLAKSNTPTIIFCNKSSTCDWATMFLNENGIEAVNLHGDMPYEIRLGKFKKYQDGKVNIMVSTDVGSRGLNTIRTKHIINYDFPSYIADYIHRCGRTGRLNAGTDGKVTNYISTNNDAELVQKIELAARTMKSLPNVNGNITKIRRFHILNELENKAAKKLD encoded by the exons ATGGCATTTCACGCTCGTGCTGTAAGATTCAGTTTACAGAGGATTTGCTTGGCACCTGTGTCGTTTCGACTCAACACACACGCCACATGTCGTTTGGATTTGAAATATGGTTTGTTAGAATCTAACGATGTCTCTAAATGTATCTCAAAC ATACGATGCTTTAGctctaaaaatgaaaaagttaTCGATCTTAGTTACACAGACATTGATCCAGTGTATATACctgttaaaaaagaaatagttGATGAACAAGATTTATATGAAGAAGATCAACATTCAATTAATTCT gaaattgttattaaatgtaaaagaaaaaatttaaatcatgagaggaatcaaaaatatgataaattcaaAGAAATTCCTCTGGCATCAAAAGGATGGAGAAACAAGAAGGCTAAAgatgattattttactattcatatttataatgat gaTTATTTACCGCAAAGTAGAAagaatttatatgaatttaataatactggaCTATCACAATCTATTCTTCgtgttttaaaacaacatGGAATCACCATTCCTTCACAAATTcaa GCACTTGGAATTCCATCAATACTGAAAGGAAAAAACACCTTACTTGCAGCTGAAACAGGTTGTGGTAAGACATTGGCATACTTGACACCAataattcaacaaatattagcttataaagaaaaagtaaaatttaataatcagtTCAACAGCCCTTTAGCCTTAGTTATTGTACCTGGCAGAGAATTAGCTGATCAAATCGGA gaGATTGCTAATTGGTTTACTGAAGATTTACCATTGAATGTAAAGGTAATTACTGGAGGGCACACAAAAAGGCTGATAGTTAATCCAGTTTTCGAGGaaaatgatattgttattgctACATTAGGAGCACTAAGCAAATTAACTAACACTG gCATATACTCAATGCGTTATGTTCGCCATGTTGTACTTGATGAAGCAGACACTCTAATGGATGATAGTTTCAATGAATTAATGACTCGTTTCTTATCTAGATTCCaa tttaaaGGTCATAATGAAAATTCTAATTTGACTCAATTGTTATTGGTTAGTGCCACAATGCCAACAAGCCTATCCGATATATTGGGTGATATAattgat atggaCTGTTTGAACAAGATCAAAACAGATAAATTACATGCAATTCTTCCTCATGttcaacaaaaatttattaaaatcaatctaGGTGAAAAACCAtcaaatttattgttacaCGCAAAAAAACTTGCTAAAAGCAATActccaacaataatattttg taataaatcgAGTACCTGTGATTGGGCtactatgtttttaaatgaaaatggcATCGAGGCAGTAAATTTGCATGGTGATATGCCATATGAAATTAGACTtggtaaattcaaaaaataccaAGATGGCAAAGTAAACATTATGGTTAGCACAGACGTGGGATCCAGAggattaaatacaattaga ACTAagcatataataaactatgacTTCCCTTCCTATATTGCTGATTATATTCATCGATGTGGGCGCACTGGACGGTTAAATGCTGGTACTGATGGCAAAGTCACAAATTATATCAGTACAAATAACGATGCTGAATTAGTTCAAAAAATTGAA tTAGCTGCACGAACAATGAAATCTTTACCAAACGTCAATGggaatataactaaaataagaaGATTTCACATATTGAATGAACTGGAAAATAAAGCAGccaaaaaattagattaa